The Ectothiorhodospiraceae bacterium 2226 region CCTGCTCGACGTGGCCGTCGTAGCGCTCCAGCCAATGCTCCAGGGTGCGCGCGTAGTGCATGCGCAGGTTCTCCACGTCCAACACCGAAAAGGGCGCGCCCTCGAAGATGTCCATCATCTCGCGCAGCGTCGGCGGATAGGCGCCGGGAAAGATGTGCCGCTCGATCCACGCGTTCATCGGCTTGGGGCGGTTACGCCCGATGGTGTGAATCAGGCCGCGCCCCTCGGGTTTCAGGCAGCGGTCGACGACGTCGCCGAGGGTGCGGTAGTTGTCGCGACCCACGTGCTCGAGCATGCCCACCGAGACGAAGGCGTCGTACTCGCCCTGGATGTTGCGGTAATCGTCCTCGATGTACTCGACCCGGTCGTCCAGGCCATCGGCGGCGGCGCGTGCCCGCGCGTAGCGCACCTGCTCATGGGAGATGTTGAATGCCTTGACGCGCACCCCGTAATGCTCGGCCATGAAGCGCGCCAGCCCGCCCCAGCCGCAGCCGGCCTCGACCACCGTCTGCCCGGGCTTCAACTGCAGCTTGCGGCACACGTGGTGCAGCTTGGCGATCTGCGCCTGCTCCAGGGACATGCTCGGGTCGGCATAGTACGCGCAGGTATACTGCGTGTACGCGGTGTCCAGCCACAGTTGGTAGAACTCGTTGCCGAGGTCGTAATGATGGTGGATGTTGTCGCGCGAGCCGGCAAGGGAATTGGAGCGGCGACGGGTATAACCGAGCACGCGCAGCAAGGGCGAACGCTCGGCGCGGTCCATGGCGCGGTAGACCACCTCGAGAAAGCCGCGCAGACTGCCCTCGATGCGCAAACGGCCCTCGGTGTAGAGTTCGCCGAATTGCAGGCCGGGGTTACGCAGCAGGCGGAACAGGGCCCCGCGGTCGCGCACGTGCAGTTGCGCGACGGGCTTGCGGGTACTGCCATAGAACGTTTCGCCGTTCCACAGCACAATCGCGCAGGGCGGACGGCCGGCGGCCTCGATCAGGCGGCGCACCAGCCAGCGGTGCAGGGCCGATACCGATTGGCCTCGCGCCGAAGTTTCCTCGGAATAAACCTGCCCGGAAGGCAGACTGAGGGGGGCGGTCTTGTTCTTTCTCATCCGTCCGACTCCTCCTTGCATACGCTTCAAACGGTTCTGGAAAGCATATGCCGCATCGGGGCACCTTTCACGGCCCTTGGCACAACGGCCTCAAAACCCCTGCGGCGCGCGGCCAGGGAAGGTCTGAATCCATCCTGGATGGCTCAGACCACGCGGCACAATCCCTGCGCCGCGGGAAGGTCTGAATGGATCAGAGCTTCCCTAGCCTTTGTTTTTGTTGGTCAACCTTAAACCAGTGCGCGGAGGGCTGCCAAGCCTATGCGGAGAATGCTTTTGATATCGATGTCGAGCCTGGCGCTGCTGGCCGGCGCGCAGGGCGCGGCGGCCTTCGGCGGCGGCCCCTATCCGATAACGGACATGAGCCTGGAGGGCACGCGCGTCAACAGCACCTGGCGCTTCGACGGCGAGGATGAACGGGTGCGCGCCGAGCGTCTCGGCATCAGCTGGCGCGAAGGACTGGACGCGCGGCTGAGCGGCGGCGTGGAACTCGGTTTTCTGTATCTGCGCCCGCGCACCCGCAACCCGGCCATGGACGCCCGCGGTTGGTACCTCGGCTTCGACCTGCGCTATCACGCCTGGAGCCGCGGCCCCTTCGCGCTCGACCTCGGCGCCGGCTACCGCTACATGGACGCCGACGACGAGCGCGACGAGCAGCGCCTGCGCCTGCACGCACACCGGGCGGAGGTCGGCGTCGCGGGCACCTGGCGCGTGGCCGAGCGGCTGCGGCTCAGCGCGGGCACTTCGCGGGTGTACCTGGAGGGCGAGGAACGCCTGCGCGGGCCGGTGGACCGCACGGTGGATCTGCGCCAACGCGAGCGCTTCCTGCACCGGCTGGGTGCCGAGGTGGTGACTGCGGGACCAGGCGGCATCGGGCTGGAATACCGGCAGGGGGCGGAGGATGGCTGGCAGCTGTACGCGCGCCGCGAGTTTTAGGCAGGTTCCTCAGCGGCTGCCGTTCGGCAGCAACACGGCCAGCGCGGCGTTCAGGGCCTGCAGCGCCTCGGTGCTGCCGCCGCGATCGGGATGACGTTGCATGGCGAGCTCTCGGTAGCGCCGCTTGATGGCTGCCGCGGTCACCGGCTCACTGAGTCCCAGCTCCGCCAGCG contains the following coding sequences:
- a CDS encoding class I SAM-dependent methyltransferase, translating into MRKNKTAPLSLPSGQVYSEETSARGQSVSALHRWLVRRLIEAAGRPPCAIVLWNGETFYGSTRKPVAQLHVRDRGALFRLLRNPGLQFGELYTEGRLRIEGSLRGFLEVVYRAMDRAERSPLLRVLGYTRRRSNSLAGSRDNIHHHYDLGNEFYQLWLDTAYTQYTCAYYADPSMSLEQAQIAKLHHVCRKLQLKPGQTVVEAGCGWGGLARFMAEHYGVRVKAFNISHEQVRYARARAAADGLDDRVEYIEDDYRNIQGEYDAFVSVGMLEHVGRDNYRTLGDVVDRCLKPEGRGLIHTIGRNRPKPMNAWIERHIFPGAYPPTLREMMDIFEGAPFSVLDVENLRMHYARTLEHWLERYDGHVEQVREMFDEGFVRAWRLYLVGSAAAFASGELQLFQVAFARAHDNEVPATRRHVYAESGV